The nucleotide window tctctgaaaaCATTTTGCACCTCGTTTTCTTCTAGAGTCCAACGGAGGCGCGTGTCCAGTTGTAGCATCCTACATCCTCCACAACTCACTGGCATATGGAGCAGACTGGTCTCGACTATCCCTGGAGGAACCCGCTTCTCTCTCCCCTTCTGCTATAGAAGCAAAGGAATGCCTCGTAGATAGCGGAGGGCACCTAAGAATCCAGTATGAATCTCCCACTGCCAGCTTTGACACGTCCCTGGAGGATGATTGTGGCCAATACATCCCTGAGGGAATTGCGCCGCCATCTACCAGCTCAAACGCAGGCGACACCGTCAAACCTGATGACGATGAAGCCACTTCATTGTCATTTCTTCTTGCAAGTTGCTCATTTTATGACCATATGCTTCACTTGTGGCGGTGGGATTGGACCCCAGTTGAGGCACAGCACGCAAAAGATCATTGTTGACCGTATTATGACTGAGTTGACTATCATTTGTATACACATGAACTGTTTGGTGCAGATTGTAACAACTTGTGTTCCTGTTGACTGACTTTTTAACCATGGTTAGTCTAATCACAAACACAGTAAATACTGTCCTGTGAAATGCTCCTGAATGGTGTAGCAAAAATTTTAATGCACACTTTCACCTACCTTATCATTTTTTCCTCCCTACCAGATTgacttttaaataataaaaacagttttGGACGCACTGtaattctaatttttttttaggcaaatgCATTTTGAGTGAATACTGTAAATTTGTAGCTGGAGGGAAGTTCTGATAGTTTTGCTATTAATAAGTACAAAAATGTAAAGGATTTTCTGGTGCATGGTGTTTCAAAGGAAGCTTTAATTGCAAGTCCACACGATCACTAAAACGCAAATGCCATAGCCTGTAACTACAACTCATTCAAATGATTCGACATGATTCTAATTAGCAATTTGTTGGATCAAGATGTCAATCGTGAACAGAGGTACAGAAATGTAATGATGGTAAATGGAAATTCTAAAATGCAATAGGCTCAGGACACAGGATATCAGACTGCATTCAGTTTGGTTTTATTGTACTTGATTAGGAGAGCGACAGACATAAACAAAGTATTAAGGTCCAACTTGGAGCACGGCGTCGCTGCAAAAGGATCCGTATCCACTGTCACCAGTTGTCATCTTAAGTCTTCCCTTGTAAACAGATCTTTCACAGACGGGAGGTTTATTTTAACGTACATAGTTTTTGGGATACAATTTAAACAACTTCCCCTCCTGTGTGGGTTCAAGTCCGTACTTTTCCAGTTGATCTTTGTCATACATCCCTTCATTAAAGTCTTTCTCGATCTGAGGAGCCACCGCCTCGGCAAACAGGCTCTCTGCAGTCACTGGAGGCTCGGTTCCTCTTGGGCAGCGGTATGATACATACGGTTTGAGTTTAAAGCCATTCAGATTGGGGACCACGAACTCGGGAATCATTTCCTTTACTGACAGAAACTTTCTGCTGGAGATCTTTATTCCAGCTGGTCTTGCACCTCTGCCTTTATTATGAGTCCTTGAACCTCGCTTGCTGGTGAATTCCGACATTCTGTCTGCTCCTCTCGTAAGGCCCCTTATCAATGTGGACAATACGCCCATTGTGATTCCGGATTAGAAAACCTGGAGAAATGGAAGAAACCAAACAGAAAGGTCACGAAAAGTAAGATTACTGTATGAAATTAGCTCAAATTCCTCACAAATGTACTCAGTGTGAATGCTAATATGCTCACAGAAAGCCGTGACTTATTTTGTTGAGTGAATCGCAAAGTCACCATTAAATTGAAATTTGATAACTTCCAGTGTCAGCTGGGTCACTATCATTGAGCTGCAAATTGGTGACAGGCAAAACCGAAACAATAGTTagtatcggaaaaaaaaacactgttgtACGACAACAATGTAGCCTACACTACTTTCGTTCGTGTAGGCATTAGCAGCACTGGTGTGactaatttcatttcatttctactCTTCGAAACATTTAATAAGGCAATTAACGATAATCTCATGCCAAAGTGCTGCATGGCAGACGCAGTTTGCATTCTCATTGAAACCGCAGCTGTGTTTAGCTTGTTAGCttactaaaaataaacaaataaatatgctGTATTACAAATATGTGTCGCATTAGTTGCTATTTATACTAATCATGGAGTATCGTTTTAGTACACATAGAGCGTCTAAAGGTAAGCATTTTAGTGAAATTATACAATTGACTCCACTCACCTTGAGCACGCGGGCGACAATAATGTGAATGTGAACGACAGTCAAATGAAACGTCTGGCGATTGGCCGAAAGGCAACAGTGTTCACCAATTAGAATCCAAGATACTGGTGTACACGCGTTTGTGAAACACCCCATCTTTAGGAGCATTAAGTGAACCACAATCTCCGGCACGTCGCCCTTCAAAATAATGCGAAAGCTATCATTTTTTAGCAAAAGAAGACCCGAATGTTCATGATTCGTATGGCGAACACAAAGAAAAGTACATTTACCTGtcttaaaattatttatatttctatTTTGGGCCTTTTAATGAGGGTGTGACATGAACATTTCACTGGGAATAAGCCTCGCCTTCAAATGTCTTggctatattgtttttattttgatgggtCAGACAGGATATGCCAATTGTTGTCACGAATCAATCTTGACCTTGTTGTTGATATACGCATGCATTCGCGAAAGCAAAAAGCGGGTAcgtgagaaaatatttgctgtATTCCGAATGAATTTCTTTACGCATATCTTGCATTAACAACTGGCGCGTTTTGTTTGAACTTTTCTCTTCTTTCAAAAACTTTTACCGCATTTATCGTAGCGCATCACGGAGGCGGAGTCCAAAGTGAGTAAACCAGACTGTGATTGGAATTAACTGAGGTCATCAGGCGATGTATTTCACTTATTTCTAAATTGAATAATGTCATTCCTGCATGCAACCTCACTGAATATTTTTACTCGGGTCTTCGCCAAAGGTGCGCTGCACAGCGCATTTGTCAGCAACAAAACTGGATCATTTTCTGATTGACCTAGTCTGAAGTCCATTAAAAATATAACGCAACTTTGTAGCCTCCCACACAACCCACAGAACTTACTGAGGTAGATCTCCCCGGGCACTAAAGTCGCTCCCTCGTTCCTGCATGCACAGGACATATGTCacgaaaaaatacataaaatgaccATAGATTAACTGGAACTTAAATTTAATTACTTCAAGGTGAAAGGCTGGCCCGGTTCAAAGCTATATAAACAACAGATAAGCGATACTTGTTTTTAAATTCCGTCTGCCCTTTGTCCAATTTCGGGGCGGTTAAAGCTCATAGGACAGTCCACTGGAGGTGTTTCTGGAGTATCTGGTTACTGACGCTCGGCTGATATAATGGgtgacctatttttttttttttcctttagggGAGTCTTTACATGACTTTACGTGTTCCTTAGATTTGTGATGCATATTCCCCACCCACATACAAGTATACAAATAGGTTATAGTCCATTGTATTCAACATCCTGAAATTTCCTAATTCTATCACACCTAGGGGCTGCCTTGTGTTCACTTCAATCAGACATGGAAAGCAACAATGAAGACGAGATTTGCAGTATAAATCTGGTAGGTCTGTCATTGTGTTCAAGTCATTGTGATCATCTTACAtacatcttatatatatatatatatatatatatatatatatatatatatatatatatatatatatatatatatatatatattattttttttaagggaggtttttgttttgttttttacttctaCCCTCTGTGGAGCTCTGAGGTGGACAGTCAATtctgagtaaatttgactcaatATAGAATGGgagcaaatagactcagttttagagtaatatttacacttggaactagtaaaataaagaattgaataaATAACTCGAAGGCCCCGTCGTCCATGGTCTtgagcaggggggggggggcagatggCGCTAAATGATCAATTTAAGACTTTGGAAACCTTagggaattatttatttatataatatatctTTGTTAGAGATATTTAGTAGAAAAGGAGCTGcagtattaaattttttaagttttcatttaactttgTAAAACATACTGATGATCATTGGAGCGCCCTGaagggttttttgttgttgttgttgttgttgttgttttttttagaattttataCTGAAGATGTCAAGTccctaagataaaaaaaacaaaacaacaaaaaaccatttgcaacattttgctcatctgaaaagttaaataaacatAATGCTTTAAGATATTTCAGCCATGTTTATAGTTGCACTTTATGTTATatgtataaaatatttgatgctaATTTTCCCTCcctttactgaaaatgaatattggcttcaaataccggttattggcctccttgactactaacaatcggtattggtatcggccctgaaaaacgATAGCGGTCTATCTTTAAGCGGTGATGGGTGTGAAGGAGATTTTGGATTCACTGTGGAGCCAGTGTAGAATATGCAGCATGGCGGTGATGTGCTCATATTTACGCACTCTCATCAACATCCGGAACATATTCACAGTACTTTACTTTTTGCACGGTTTGCACTTCATCTCAACTTCAACACTGGTGTTgcgaatgtgcttttttttttttttttgtttcagagCTTGGCTCCTTTTGGGAGTGAGCTCAAGGCCAAGATGCAGCAGATTATCGAGGAACGGACCGAGGCCAACATGGTAAACACCCACAGTGTGTACTCGTTAAATGAAGTATTGTTCTTGACTCACTGGACATCTAGAGAGTTGACTGCCCTTGTTAATCTATCCGATACTTATGGTGGTGCAGGATTGAAAATGCTTATGATTATGGTCCACGCAAGTTGTGATTGTTTAATTGAAGAGCCGTTTGAATGTCacgtgttttcttttagtggaCGGCTCTTCTCATTGGAGCTGTGACAGTTGTTTCCCTTGTTGGAGGTGTGGTGTTCCTTCTCTACAGAAGATACAGGCTGTCAAGTCAGTATACTTAGTGTTCATTTTCCAATGTAGATCATGATAgataaatataattattatcTGTGATGAGGCCGGAGTTTTGACGCAATGTAAAACAAAGGCAAACATTTATCGAGGCTGGTAAATATTGTGTTgtgttagatcaggggtgtccaaacattttcatttgaggcccacatacagaaaatcaggacgcaagggccacataatgttatgaagagaaattgtgtttagtcctaaaaattgtacaaataatttatttatacttttgcatatttagaaaaatgctacagtatataaactaatttatttgtaatatggaagtagggttattatagttttgaaatttttcatttgagtttttattcgttttcagggtggttctgttagtttttattagtttagttctttaaaaaaatgctaagtTTTAGTTTGGcttgttaatttcagtattagtattagtttttttttaaaatgtgtattacttgtgcacaatatttaaaaaacacaatgggagcaacgtcatcggaaggtgcttttctattggctgctgctcgatgacgtcacttctgtgtgacacactttcaaacgtcattattccggtttatatcaaaataaatctactaaaaatcacatttaaaatcatccccaaaagctcatgcattaaattaatgaccaaaaactaaaacgaagaacatgtttgcaataattatagttagttttgtaaacataaaatgtagtttcagttagttttcgttttttatgttttttgaattttagttttagttttttcattagttttagttaattaaaataacttttaatggcacctgtttttcaataccccccccccccccccccttcttactttgaccatctccaaacatttttgttttgtttattttatttttagcatatatcgcgggccactgaaaaatggacggcgggccgcaaatggcccccgggccgtatttTGGACACCACAGTGTTAGACCATTAAATAAAaccaacaagtttttttttttctttttttttcgtgtgaATTTCATTGATTGACAACCGTCAAACAAATAAAGGAAAATAATCTGACTACCTTGAATGGATCAAATATTTTGTCAGGCCGTTCTGATTTTGGCCTGACTGCATTGACGCTATTTTGTCCTTTTTAGACAgtaatacagggtgttccaaaatgttttgagCCCATTTcctaggccaataattttgacaattttcattggaatgacctcaaattttcacagcttgtgtagaaacgtttcaagttgttgtgtgtaacgtttggcatttctatcttttcagcttaagaaatgccgttcacttcaaaagaaaaggcattttgcgtgTTAGAGTATGCTCAGACTCAGTCACCGAAGACAGTGCAGCGTGCCTtcttcacaaatttatttatttttaaatttaaccaataaaacgtatgaccttcaacataaagtgtatttagtttcattaagatccatcaagtagtttccgagatatgggcatttagaatggggtcaaccattttggaacaccctgtagaTTGCCACTATGAAAGCAGGTTGGGCACAATACTGTCTGTATGTTTACTTGTTGTTTGAAGTAAAATTCTGACATGGATGTGGAGCCTCGTCACGTGATGCATAAGTATAGCACAAATATTAGCACCAGCAGACCTCAgaaaaaccagaaaaaaaatcttaacaaaGGTTGCTGGTGTGTTTCAGAGGAGGAAGCAGGCAAACCACATTATCGCTTTCGAAAAAGAGACAAGGTTATGTTCTACGGGCGAAAGATCATGAGAAAGGTTAGtacatttatttactgatgccTATTTCTGGACACGTTCCTGTTGCTACATGAAGTCACTTGCATTTAGCTGTCCCTATAGTTTCCCAAACAACCAGTCAGGAAATTATTTCTTGATGTAGGAGGGGAATGAATAATCAATAAAacattgcctctttttttttttagtccgtCTTATACATGTTCTGCTCACATCTCTCCTCTTATTTATGGCTGATATTTTAAAATCCCTCCAAAAGAACGTTTCAACTTACAAACGGcgtcatgaaacaaattacctGTGAGTCGAGCTACctgtgtatactgtatgtgtagtCATGTAGCACTAAGCGACAAAAAGTTGCCATGACTGCTGTTGACTACTTCATGTCAGATTCAGCTTTTAATTAAAAGTAGTGCCTCATCTATACTTAcaaaatttgatgaaaagaCTCCATGATCGAATGTCAACATATAAAATGTGCGGTATATGCAATAAttatttttgctatcaattttttttttttttttttttgctttgaaggTCCAGACATTGTCTTCTCCCCCCACCTCGTCCAACTCCACTTCCCGGCAGAGGGTGCGGAAAAGGACCAAAGTCCTGACTATAGCTCGCAAGTGAGtcacatgttgttgttgttgttgttgttgttgttgtactcaGCTGTTCATCCCACAAATGGGGCATCATTACAAAGTGAAATGCTTTCAAGCGCTATAATGTATTGAAAAGAAGCACTGATAaaaacgtaatttttttttgattatttaaaaGAAAGACACCATTCAAAAGGACCACATTCCTTGAATAATTACTTCCTGTCAGggtttttctttggctttattatttttttttgtgaaatgtaatttcagttcagGTTATTCAGGCTAAATTATTTTACAGTTGCATAGTTGAGGTGAGAGCGTGCCTGTCTGTCCATGCACATATGGATTGTATGCGTTTTAGGATCCTCCGTATCCGAAGGGATCCCCCATCCTTGCAGCCTAAGGAGCCCCCTCCTTCATTGCTGGAGGCAGACTTGACAGAATTTGATGTGCAGAGCTCCCACCTACCATCTGAGGTGCTGTACATGCTGAAAAATGTCAGGTAAGTACAGTAGAGTGACTATGTTGAACAAACTAGAATATAAAActtgttttcaattatttcactttttttttttttttttttttaagtacataactccaaatgttcattcatagttttgatgccttcagtgagaatctacaatgtaaatagtcatgaaaataaagaaaatgcttCGCATGAGAAGGTTTGTCCAAgcttttggcctgtactgtgTATTTCAAAAAAGTAAATGTGTACATATAAACACTGACAATTTCAAGTTAAAAAATGGTTCTAAacaattatttgattatttaaaatagtgtggattaatattggttgtcaATTAATCGagtaattttgacacctctagttcATTGATATGTATGTCAAATGACAAGAAACTCATTGCATCATAACCTCTTCAACTGAgccgtattgaatcgaatcgattctcCCCATGTATCAAGATACGTATTGAATCGTCAttcaagccattttttttatttattttttattttttattttatatatatagggTGCTTGGACACTTTGAGAAGCCACTCTTCCTCGAGCTATGCCGTCACATGGTCCTGATCCAACTGCATCAGGGAGAGGCTCTATTCCGCCCAGGAGATGCAGATGACAGTATATATGTTGTTCAAGATGGCCGCCTAGAGCTGTGCATCCGTGAGAGTGTAAGACTACAGCAcagttgattatttatttatttatttatttgcttagctccaaacaagtttttttgtgaATCAGAGTGATTTGAtcatgtgttttgtgttttttttttatttatttatttattttttttgctgcaggATGGTACAGATGCTGTGGTAAAGGAGGTTTTACAAGGCGACAGTGTCCACAGTTTGCTCAGTATCTTAGATATCATCACTGTAAGTTTCAAGCTGTATAATTATGCTTATATACTTTGACGTATTTGACGTTTTTGGTTGCGTCTCGGGCAGTGCAGTTATGAGTTTGCATTGATGTTTAATGAACACACAAGCCCGAAAACATTATTCACTACGTGTTctgtgtagggatgtaacgataagggcaatatcgtgatatcgtgatattaaaactgccacaatatcgtcgtcatcatgttcacgatatttaaaaggaacacatctgttaaaaacggtcaggttgatttccatttgtgcagttctagcacactctagtggctagtttattagtgcaatttaattttcattagggatgttttggccttctatgtttaaaatctatgctaattgtcagatgaaggggaatctaatttgcttgtgaagcgatcaatgtgtgtcaatattgttattagagattgtaggtgttttttttttttgtgtttttttgtatgagctttttttttttttttttttttttatacaatattgtgatcttttttaaatatccccccgccccacaatatcgtgataattattgtatcatgaccttcatatcgtgataatatcgtatcgtgatgtttggatatcgttccatccctaatTCTGTATAGTTGAACTAATATTTAACCTTCTCAACACAATAGTTTCATTGTCATTTCAGGGCTACCCGGCTCCATACAAGACGGTATCTGCGAGGGCTGCGGTCCCATCCACGGTCCTGCGTCTTCCAGCGGCGGCGTTCCAATCGGTCTTTGACAAATATCCTGAAACTCTTGTCCGTGTAATCCAGGTAAGGAGAGCAAGTGTTACAAAAAGAGTTTTGAAATCCTGCAGTGATTTACAAGCAATAGAATGTCAGACAGAGGCAACAGATGTTTACACATGTTCCTGTGTCATGTGCAGATCATCATGGTGCGTCTCCAGAGAGTGACCTTCCTTGCGTTACACAACTATCTTGGCCTCACCACTGAGCTCTTCAACACGGTAGGCTACTTTACTTAACTATTTGCCTGACTTTTGTCACATTGGTGTTTttgtaacctcctgactaccagcaattcagatttgtcctctgtagtggacctttttaaacctgaatctctcccacccagtgcatacaatTGAGTTAAGtccttttggtttggtttggtttggtttattattatttttcctttccgacacattacagcttacatcgatcgcatcacatcatttgcaacattgacatccgaaagaagggcagAATCCGATGGCTTATtggagacccgtccccatcgaacCATTACTGTAAcacatcagtcatatacattgtttagaatagtcattgatttttatcgttatccatcccatactatcccagacactgctcgctcagttcatcttgaatgtccgcgtgtagattgcggctagtcccagtcatttggaactggtgagtcggtccccagacgccgccagcaggcccaccccaccaggcgagcagccaaggcaagcgcatttcttctctttcaccagtagcgtcttcgctgacctcggatcagctttcgcacacgttgtggcttccagaagagtagcACGGCTTGctttcggcccattgctttcaagcaattttgcctcgattctggtcagctcagccaccaCTGTTGCTACTTGTAGTTGTTGTTGTCGGAGGACTCCTGAGCACTACCAAGaccagctcacccagcagagcggcccacgccagccgcattccaggcACCAGACCGCCAACCCCATTTTGCTTATTGGCAGCAGATTCTTTGTAGCCACTGCCAATGACCTGCATGAATGAAAATATTTGG belongs to Festucalex cinctus isolate MCC-2025b chromosome 5, RoL_Fcin_1.0, whole genome shotgun sequence and includes:
- the mrpl41 gene encoding large ribosomal subunit protein mL41, which codes for MGVLSTLIRGLTRGADRMSEFTSKRGSRTHNKGRGARPAGIKISSRKFLSVKEMIPEFVVPNLNGFKLKPYVSYRCPRGTEPPVTAESLFAEAVAPQIEKDFNEGMYDKDQLEKYGLEPTQEGKLFKLYPKNYVR